One Candidatus Binatia bacterium DNA window includes the following coding sequences:
- a CDS encoding membrane protein, whose translation MTRSAARLRWIFALACAFVVFSPLLRAEFLVVTFDDDAFVLENPSIRELDWDSVRSWFGRSYHADYVPVTLASFALDHALWGLEPRGYHLTNILLHLCVGTLVYLLVFLSTRRAEVALLAGTVFLLHPLQLEAVAIVSQRKTLLATAFALLSCLAFRRSLVERPAVWRAISLALFLLGLLAKPSVLPLPLLFFLLDPFFPRASTLREKLPFFLVAISVLLVQLSVKAGSPVVKEPHGGSALATLLLMGRVWLEYLLAMVLPLDLAPAYYYRPSLAYSAWHAAALVVVAALHALAWTLRRRFWLPCFALFWFTISMLPVSNVVPIAVVRADRYVYFAMVGFAWAAGEVLGRPGPLRRSLRPGVVFYALLVLLGAWTGSRTSVWRSDVTAWERVVERHPWNARARFLLGRAYFSRGEVGEALRAWRKASLLDPTFDAPRRELLRVARGDTTPGARGRSSHRGSSER comes from the coding sequence ATGACCCGATCTGCGGCCCGCCTCCGGTGGATTTTCGCCCTCGCTTGTGCGTTCGTCGTCTTCTCGCCCCTTCTCCGGGCCGAGTTTCTCGTCGTCACCTTCGACGACGACGCCTTCGTCCTGGAAAATCCCTCCATCCGCGAGCTCGACTGGGATTCCGTCCGCTCCTGGTTCGGCAGGAGCTACCACGCGGATTACGTGCCGGTGACCCTGGCCTCCTTCGCGCTCGACCACGCCCTCTGGGGGCTGGAACCCCGCGGATACCACCTCACGAACATCCTGCTCCACCTCTGCGTGGGCACCCTCGTGTACCTGCTCGTGTTCCTCTCCACGAGGCGGGCCGAGGTGGCGCTCCTCGCCGGGACCGTCTTTCTTCTCCACCCGCTGCAGCTCGAAGCCGTGGCCATCGTCTCGCAGCGGAAGACTCTCCTGGCGACGGCTTTCGCGCTGCTGTCGTGCCTCGCGTTCCGCAGATCGCTCGTCGAGAGGCCGGCCGTCTGGCGTGCGATTTCGCTCGCGCTGTTTCTCCTGGGGCTCTTGGCCAAGCCGAGCGTCCTTCCGCTCCCCCTCCTTTTCTTCCTTCTCGACCCCTTTTTCCCCCGGGCATCCACGCTCCGGGAAAAGCTCCCGTTCTTTCTCGTCGCGATCTCCGTGCTCCTCGTCCAGCTTTCCGTGAAAGCCGGGAGCCCCGTCGTCAAAGAGCCCCACGGGGGCTCCGCGTTGGCGACCCTGCTGTTGATGGGGAGGGTCTGGCTCGAATACCTGCTCGCGATGGTGCTGCCGCTCGACCTCGCACCGGCGTATTACTACCGTCCTTCCCTCGCTTACTCCGCCTGGCACGCCGCGGCACTCGTCGTGGTCGCCGCGTTGCACGCGCTCGCCTGGACGCTTCGCAGGCGTTTCTGGCTCCCGTGCTTCGCGCTCTTCTGGTTCACGATCTCCATGCTGCCCGTGAGCAACGTCGTACCGATTGCGGTCGTGAGAGCGGACCGGTATGTCTACTTCGCGATGGTCGGGTTCGCGTGGGCTGCGGGAGAGGTGCTCGGCCGGCCCGGGCCGCTTCGAAGATCCCTCCGCCCCGGCGTCGTCTTCTACGCCCTCCTCGTCCTCCTCGGGGCCTGGACGGGCTCCCGGACCTCGGTCTGGCGAAGCGACGTCACGGCCTGGGAGAGAGTCGTCGAGCGCCATCCTTGGAACGCAAGGGCACGTTTTCTTCTCGGCCGCGCCTACTTCTCGCGGGGCGAGGTGGGAGAGGCCCTTCGTGCCTGGCGGAAAGCCTCCCTTCTGGACCCTACCTTCGACGCCCCACGGCGGGAACTTCTGCGTGTGGCCCGCGGCGACACCACCCCCGGCGCCCGTGGCCGAAGCTCGCACCGCGGGTCTTCCGAACGCTGA
- the pilD gene encoding type 4 prepilin-like proteins leader peptide-processing enzyme encodes MLYGFAFVFGAVIGSFLNVCIYRLPRGKSLLRPPSSCPKCERPIRPTDNLPILSYLLLRGRCRWCGVRIPPRYLFVESSSAALAVLMVARFGLEPLAVLYYAFAAALLVVTFVDLDFQIIPDSISLPGIAVGLSASYFVPGTPEPFDSAAGAVLGGAMLYLVARGYQWWTGIEGMGMGDVKLLAMIGAFVGWKGVLLCLFVAAFSGSVVGVAAIVFRGKDRKFAIPFGPFLAVGALVALFFGDGIVRWYLGLA; translated from the coding sequence GTGCTTTACGGGTTCGCGTTCGTTTTCGGGGCCGTGATCGGAAGTTTCCTGAACGTCTGCATCTATCGGCTCCCGCGAGGAAAATCGCTCCTGAGGCCCCCGTCGAGCTGCCCGAAGTGCGAGCGTCCGATCCGACCCACCGACAACCTCCCGATCCTGAGCTACCTTCTGCTTCGGGGTCGTTGCCGCTGGTGCGGCGTCCGGATTCCGCCTCGGTACCTCTTCGTGGAGTCGAGCAGCGCCGCGCTGGCCGTCCTCATGGTGGCCCGGTTCGGCCTCGAGCCGTTGGCGGTGCTGTACTATGCCTTCGCCGCCGCCCTGCTCGTCGTCACCTTCGTGGACCTCGACTTCCAGATCATCCCGGATTCGATCAGTTTGCCGGGCATCGCCGTGGGGCTGAGCGCGTCCTATTTCGTTCCGGGCACTCCCGAGCCCTTCGACTCGGCCGCGGGCGCCGTTCTGGGAGGAGCCATGCTCTACCTGGTGGCTCGAGGCTACCAGTGGTGGACCGGAATCGAGGGGATGGGGATGGGAGACGTGAAACTCCTGGCCATGATCGGGGCGTTCGTCGGATGGAAAGGTGTTCTCCTCTGTCTTTTCGTGGCCGCTTTTTCGGGCTCGGTGGTGGGCGTGGCGGCCATCGTGTTCCGCGGAAAGGACCGCAAGTTCGCGATCCCCTTCGGACCGTTCCTGGCGGTCGGAGCCCTGGTGGCTCTTTTTTTCGGGGACGGAATCGTGCGCTGGTATCTTGGATTGGCCTGA
- the tmk gene encoding thymidylate kinase, with protein sequence MKKTRGRLIAFEGVEGAGKSTQVRLLAAALRRQGRSVLVTAEPGGTKVGRAIRTILTSPRYPEPVPLAELLLYLADRAQHLAEVVRPALERGLVVLTDRFSASTVAYQGYGRGLPLGLVRDWDRKARGGVRADLTVLLDCPVREGLRRARGSDRLHTASLEFHERVRAGFLAQARREKGWVVVSSYRREPAEVAREILARVERARILPPCTSEKS encoded by the coding sequence TTGAAGAAGACCCGAGGGCGGCTGATCGCGTTCGAAGGAGTCGAGGGGGCCGGGAAGTCGACGCAGGTGAGGCTACTGGCGGCCGCCCTCCGCCGACAAGGTCGTTCCGTCCTCGTGACGGCCGAGCCCGGGGGAACGAAGGTAGGGCGGGCCATCCGCACGATCCTCACGAGCCCACGCTACCCCGAGCCGGTTCCCCTGGCCGAGTTGCTGCTCTATCTCGCCGATCGGGCTCAACACCTCGCCGAAGTCGTTCGCCCGGCCCTGGAACGGGGACTGGTCGTCCTGACCGACCGGTTCTCCGCCTCCACGGTCGCCTACCAGGGCTACGGGCGGGGACTTCCGCTCGGCCTGGTCCGGGACTGGGACCGCAAGGCGCGAGGGGGCGTGAGGGCGGACCTCACGGTTCTCCTCGATTGCCCGGTCCGGGAAGGGCTCCGGCGCGCCCGAGGGTCCGACCGTCTCCACACCGCCTCGCTCGAGTTTCACGAGAGAGTTCGCGCGGGGTTCCTCGCCCAGGCGCGTCGAGAAAAAGGCTGGGTCGTGGTTTCGTCCTATCGCCGTGAACCGGCCGAGGTCGCACGGGAGATCCTGGCACGAGTGGAAAGGGCCCGCATTTTGCCTCCATGCACTTCCGAGAAATCGTAG
- the metG gene encoding methionine--tRNA ligase: protein MYLTTALPYVNAEPHIGHLYEMVVCDTLARHWRLREDTFFLTGSDEHGTKVAEAARARGVSPQEFVDSMARLYQETWAECGISYDQFVRTTSPEHVRVVREILSAVHAKGDIYYGRYSGLYCTGCERFYTEKELQQGKCPEHLREPERIEEENYFFRMSRYQGALLRHLERHPETIVPDRYRNEVLSLLREQALGDLCISRPKTRLGWGIELPFDERFVTYVWFDALLSYVSGLKAKGEKTFDRFWPQCHHVIGKDIVKPHGVYWPTMLMSAGLPLYRQLHVHGYWTRGESRVSKSLGNVVRPLEVKKIFGMEAFRYFLLREMAYGHDATFTEDALVTRINADLANGLGNLVTRTLSMQHRFFGGRVQPLSDWRPEDRELYTAFDTAAREVPEFLESFAFHRALESIWRAIDRANKYVVRTAPFQLAKDAARRDRAGEVLHHLLEGLRTVAHLLHAPMPETSRRLLALLGREEERPTAALPTESWGRNFQPGSQVGRPEILFPRVEFPGRTDDGKKP from the coding sequence ATGTATCTCACGACCGCCCTTCCCTACGTGAACGCGGAGCCCCACATCGGCCACCTCTACGAAATGGTCGTCTGCGACACGCTGGCCCGCCACTGGCGTCTGCGCGAGGACACGTTTTTCCTCACGGGGTCCGACGAGCACGGCACCAAAGTCGCCGAAGCCGCGAGAGCGCGGGGCGTGTCCCCGCAGGAGTTCGTGGACTCCATGGCTCGCCTCTACCAGGAAACCTGGGCGGAGTGCGGCATCTCGTACGACCAGTTCGTCCGCACGACCTCGCCGGAACACGTCCGGGTCGTGCGAGAAATCCTCTCGGCCGTCCACGCCAAGGGAGACATCTACTACGGGCGCTACAGCGGCCTCTACTGCACGGGGTGCGAACGATTCTACACGGAAAAGGAGCTCCAGCAGGGCAAGTGTCCCGAACATCTCCGCGAACCGGAGCGGATCGAGGAAGAGAACTATTTCTTCCGGATGTCCCGGTACCAGGGAGCCCTCTTGCGACACTTGGAGCGGCATCCGGAAACGATCGTACCCGACCGGTACCGGAACGAGGTTCTCTCGCTCCTGCGGGAACAGGCGCTCGGAGACCTCTGCATCTCGCGGCCGAAAACGCGCCTCGGCTGGGGAATCGAACTGCCATTCGACGAGCGTTTCGTCACGTACGTCTGGTTCGACGCGCTGTTGAGCTACGTGAGCGGGCTCAAGGCGAAAGGAGAAAAGACGTTCGACCGCTTCTGGCCTCAGTGCCACCACGTGATCGGCAAGGACATCGTGAAACCTCACGGCGTGTACTGGCCCACCATGCTCATGTCGGCCGGACTTCCTCTCTACCGCCAGCTGCACGTCCACGGTTACTGGACGCGCGGGGAAAGCCGGGTGTCCAAGAGTCTCGGGAACGTCGTCCGTCCGCTCGAGGTGAAGAAGATCTTCGGCATGGAAGCCTTCCGGTATTTTCTCCTGAGGGAAATGGCGTACGGTCACGACGCGACCTTCACGGAAGACGCCCTCGTGACCCGCATCAACGCGGACCTCGCCAACGGCCTCGGGAACCTCGTCACCCGTACGCTCTCGATGCAACACCGGTTCTTCGGCGGTCGAGTGCAGCCGCTCTCGGACTGGAGACCCGAGGATCGCGAGCTCTATACGGCCTTCGACACCGCGGCGCGAGAAGTTCCCGAGTTTCTCGAGAGCTTCGCGTTCCACCGCGCCCTCGAGAGCATCTGGCGGGCCATCGACCGGGCGAACAAGTACGTCGTGCGGACGGCCCCTTTCCAGCTCGCCAAAGACGCCGCCCGGCGAGACCGTGCGGGAGAAGTCCTCCACCACCTCCTCGAGGGACTCCGGACCGTGGCCCACCTCCTCCATGCCCCCATGCCCGAAACCAGCCGGCGCCTCCTCGCGCTCCTCGGCCGGGAAGAGGAACGGCCCACGGCGGCACTCCCGACGGAGTCCTGGGGGCGCAATTTCCAGCCGGGGTCGCAGGTCGGCCGACCCGAAATTCTGTTTCCGAGGGTGGAATTCCCGGGCCGGACCGACGACGGGAAGAAGCCGTGA
- the dksA gene encoding RNA polymerase-binding transcription factor DksA has protein sequence MTKKQLRMFGHMLERRRAALLAEAMRTVGGMSHAREEFPDPADRAALEGDRNVVLRIRDRERKLLLKIDEALERIANGTYGICEGCGEPIGVGRLRARPVTTLCIACKETEEAKERARRGS, from the coding sequence GTGACCAAGAAACAACTCCGAATGTTCGGGCACATGCTCGAACGGCGCCGGGCCGCCCTTCTCGCCGAGGCGATGCGCACGGTCGGCGGGATGAGTCACGCTCGCGAAGAGTTCCCCGATCCCGCGGACCGTGCCGCGCTCGAGGGGGATCGGAACGTCGTCCTGCGCATCCGGGACCGCGAGAGAAAACTCCTGCTCAAGATCGACGAAGCGCTCGAACGGATCGCCAACGGCACGTACGGCATTTGCGAAGGGTGCGGCGAACCGATCGGGGTCGGTCGGCTTCGCGCCCGGCCTGTCACGACTCTGTGCATCGCCTGCAAGGAAACCGAGGAGGCGAAGGAACGGGCCCGGCGGGGCTCCTAG
- the dxr gene encoding 1-deoxy-D-xylulose 5-phosphate reductoisomerase — protein sequence MKRISILGSTGSIGRTTLSVVERFPERFRVVGLAAGSNLDCLAEQVVRFRPSVVSVSGASEARELRRRVGACGTEIVFGSEGLLRVAREPADLLVSALVGALGLVPTFAAIEAGADVALANKEVLVVGGELVTKAAEKAGVRLLPTDSEHNAIFQALQGSRREDVRRIVLTASGGPFRGKKTAELEGVTPEEALRHPTWKMGAKITVDSATLMNKGFEVIEAHWLFEIPPDRIEVWVHPQSIVHSLVEFRDGSSIAQLGIPDMAIPISYVLGYPERLEMDHLPRLDLPSAGPLTFEPPDLETFPCLALAYEAVRVGGTAPAVLNAANEVLVDAFLSARIRFLDIPRLLRLVLERHEPAPARTLEAILEADRWARAEAKRLVDGRL from the coding sequence ATGAAACGGATCTCGATCCTGGGTTCCACGGGCTCGATCGGTCGCACGACCCTGTCCGTGGTCGAGCGCTTCCCCGAACGCTTTCGAGTCGTCGGTCTCGCGGCCGGAAGCAACCTGGATTGCCTCGCCGAGCAGGTGGTTCGGTTTCGTCCGAGCGTGGTTTCGGTCTCGGGTGCCTCCGAAGCGCGCGAGCTACGCCGCCGAGTCGGGGCGTGCGGAACGGAGATCGTCTTCGGTTCGGAGGGGCTCCTCCGCGTGGCCAGGGAACCCGCGGATTTGCTCGTCTCGGCCCTGGTGGGCGCGCTCGGCCTCGTCCCCACCTTCGCTGCCATCGAGGCGGGAGCGGACGTGGCGCTCGCGAACAAGGAAGTGCTGGTCGTGGGCGGTGAGCTCGTGACGAAAGCGGCCGAGAAGGCGGGTGTGCGGCTCCTGCCGACCGACAGCGAGCACAACGCCATTTTTCAGGCGCTGCAGGGAAGCCGGCGCGAAGACGTGAGACGGATCGTGCTCACGGCCTCCGGGGGGCCCTTCCGGGGAAAGAAGACGGCCGAGCTCGAGGGGGTGACCCCGGAAGAAGCCTTGCGCCACCCGACCTGGAAAATGGGGGCCAAGATCACGGTGGATTCCGCGACCCTCATGAACAAGGGTTTCGAGGTCATCGAGGCCCACTGGCTCTTCGAGATTCCGCCCGATCGCATCGAGGTCTGGGTTCACCCTCAGAGCATCGTGCACTCCCTCGTCGAATTCCGCGACGGTTCGTCGATCGCCCAACTCGGGATCCCGGACATGGCGATCCCCATCTCCTACGTCCTGGGCTACCCGGAGCGGCTCGAGATGGATCATCTCCCGCGGCTCGACCTCCCCTCGGCGGGACCCCTCACGTTCGAACCTCCCGATCTCGAGACGTTTCCGTGCCTCGCCCTCGCCTACGAAGCCGTGCGGGTCGGGGGGACGGCACCGGCCGTGCTGAACGCCGCGAACGAGGTGCTCGTCGACGCTTTTCTTTCCGCGCGCATCCGTTTTCTGGACATCCCCCGTCTTCTCCGTCTCGTTCTCGAGCGGCACGAGCCGGCACCCGCTCGGACACTCGAGGCGATTCTCGAGGCGGACCGCTGGGCGCGCGCCGAGGCGAAGCGGCTCGTCGATGGACGGCTCTGA
- a CDS encoding RNA polymerase sigma24 factor, whose protein sequence is MLAVQAGNEEAFRRLYRKYARALVRYAMHFVGSQARAEEVAQDVFLHAFRARSSYRPKARFATWLYRIATNACLSELRKPEHRDTSFLELDGNPGDRENRVDLPDPRSRDPEDDVSAVELRSRILSALRTLPPQQRAALLLARAEGFSYEEVAEALGTTVSAVKSLVHRATVRMRTELADVLSEKTAGGEG, encoded by the coding sequence ATGCTGGCCGTCCAGGCGGGAAACGAAGAAGCGTTCCGGAGGCTCTACCGGAAGTACGCCCGAGCGCTCGTGCGGTACGCCATGCATTTCGTAGGTTCGCAGGCAAGAGCGGAAGAGGTGGCGCAGGACGTGTTTCTCCACGCGTTTCGCGCCCGCTCGTCCTACCGGCCGAAGGCGCGTTTTGCGACCTGGCTCTACCGGATCGCCACGAACGCGTGCCTTTCCGAGCTTCGGAAACCCGAGCACCGGGACACGAGCTTCCTCGAGTTGGACGGAAACCCGGGAGACCGGGAGAACCGGGTCGATTTGCCGGACCCGCGAAGCCGGGACCCCGAAGACGACGTCTCCGCCGTCGAGCTTCGGTCCAGGATCCTCTCGGCGCTCCGCACCCTTCCTCCGCAGCAAAGGGCCGCACTCCTGCTCGCGCGGGCCGAGGGTTTTTCCTACGAGGAGGTCGCGGAGGCGCTCGGGACCACGGTTTCCGCGGTGAAAAGCCTCGTCCACCGTGCTACCGTGAGAATGCGAACGGAGTTGGCGGATGTTCTCTCCGAGAAAACTGCCGGGGGAGAGGGCTGA
- a CDS encoding amidohydrolase, producing the protein MSAGELGFGVVDCWVNPNPPEAARQEKPEFLVRVARDYFHREKEVFAGTPFDRMVAEMDAAGIEKAILTVDARNPEPYVEAARRYPGRFLFSALVDPLLGMEAVRTVERLAREYDIRLVRLVPFLFGRAPNDKVCYPVYAKCIELGLPVSVNTGIPGPPMPAEPQRPLHLDEVCLFFPELKIVMAHGADPWWGEAIRLLLKYDNLYMMTSAYLPKYLPPELVHFMNTRGSTKVLFATDWPFLPFDRAVREAAALPFREGVLRKYLRDNALALFSWD; encoded by the coding sequence GTGAGCGCAGGTGAGCTGGGTTTCGGCGTCGTCGATTGCTGGGTGAACCCGAACCCACCCGAGGCGGCTCGACAGGAGAAGCCGGAGTTTCTGGTCCGCGTCGCGAGAGACTACTTCCACAGGGAGAAGGAGGTCTTCGCGGGAACTCCCTTCGACCGGATGGTCGCCGAGATGGACGCCGCCGGTATCGAGAAAGCGATCCTGACCGTCGACGCGCGGAACCCGGAGCCGTACGTCGAAGCTGCTCGCCGCTATCCGGGTCGGTTTCTGTTCTCGGCGCTCGTCGATCCTTTGCTCGGCATGGAAGCCGTCCGGACGGTGGAACGGCTGGCTCGCGAGTACGACATCCGGCTCGTCCGTCTCGTCCCGTTTCTTTTCGGGCGTGCGCCCAACGACAAGGTCTGCTACCCCGTGTACGCGAAATGCATCGAGCTCGGGCTCCCCGTTTCCGTCAACACGGGGATCCCCGGCCCCCCCATGCCGGCCGAACCGCAGCGCCCCCTTCACCTGGACGAGGTTTGCCTCTTTTTCCCGGAGCTCAAGATCGTCATGGCCCACGGGGCGGACCCGTGGTGGGGCGAGGCCATTCGGTTGCTCTTGAAATATGACAATCTTTATATGATGACCTCGGCATACCTGCCCAAGTATCTGCCGCCGGAGCTCGTGCACTTCATGAACACGAGGGGATCCACGAAAGTCCTCTTTGCCACGGACTGGCCCTTTCTGCCCTTCGACCGGGCCGTCCGCGAAGCCGCGGCACTCCCCTTCCGCGAAGGGGTTTTGCGAAAGTACTTGCGGGACAACGCGCTCGCTCTCTTCTCCTGGGATTGA
- a CDS encoding nitrilase, with protein MAEYFVAAVQACSGPDKEANLTKAASRIEAASRRGCRLVVLPELFSWRPRDETDTSGAETVPGPTSELCSSWAKKYDVFLVAGSILERAEGGKAYNTALCFDPSGRLLARYRKIHLFDVDLPGGVQFRESSSRLAGTELTVVPTEIGVLGLAICYDLRFPELFRAMVRRGTQVFCIPSAFTHVTGAAHWEVLLRARAVENQAYVVAPNQVGTTPRGSRDFGNTMVVDPWGVPVARVGETEDLAIAKVDLAYLERIRRDFPCLEHTKFPS; from the coding sequence ATGGCCGAGTATTTCGTCGCCGCCGTCCAAGCCTGTTCGGGCCCGGACAAAGAAGCCAACCTGACCAAGGCCGCATCCCGAATCGAGGCCGCGAGCCGCCGGGGCTGCCGTCTCGTGGTGCTTCCGGAACTCTTCTCCTGGAGGCCCCGGGACGAGACCGACACGAGCGGGGCGGAAACGGTTCCGGGTCCGACGAGCGAGCTCTGCTCGTCGTGGGCGAAAAAGTACGACGTCTTTCTCGTGGCAGGATCGATCCTCGAGAGGGCCGAGGGAGGGAAAGCCTACAACACCGCGTTGTGCTTCGATCCGTCCGGGCGGCTCCTGGCCCGGTACCGGAAAATCCACCTTTTCGACGTGGACTTGCCGGGGGGCGTGCAGTTCCGCGAGTCGAGCTCCCGCCTGGCGGGAACGGAGCTCACCGTCGTTCCGACCGAGATCGGCGTGCTCGGGCTGGCCATTTGCTACGACCTCAGGTTCCCCGAGCTTTTCCGAGCGATGGTGCGCAGGGGCACGCAGGTCTTTTGCATCCCTTCGGCTTTCACGCACGTCACCGGCGCGGCGCACTGGGAGGTGCTGCTCCGCGCTCGCGCCGTGGAAAACCAGGCGTACGTCGTCGCCCCCAATCAGGTCGGAACGACGCCGAGGGGGTCGCGGGATTTCGGCAACACGATGGTCGTCGACCCCTGGGGTGTCCCGGTCGCGCGAGTCGGCGAAACCGAAGACCTCGCGATCGCGAAGGTCGACCTTGCCTACCTCGAACGAATCCGTCGAGACTTCCCATGCCTCGAGCACACGAAATTCCCAAGCTGA
- a CDS encoding molybdopterin molybdenumtransferase MoeA, producing the protein MPRAHEIPKLRSFFRVVTTEEARGHLGRFPPLPGEKVRVQRAFRRVLAEDLFAPEDLPHFARANMDGYAVHAADTFGASPSQPAYLRLVGSVPMGRAVRRELERGEAVRISTGGMLPPGADAVVMLEYVDELPDSTVEVQRSVSPWENVVRVGEDIARGKLVFRRGRRLRARDLGALTGLGILEVPVHRRPRVALVSTGDEIVSPSRKPKPGQVRNVNEFSLRAMAEEAGGIVRSFGVVPDDADKLRHTLARALEFADAVLLSGGSSVGTKDIALDVITSFPDSEVLFHGISIAPGKPTILCRALGKPVLGLPGHPVSALVIFELFGAPLLRLLQGERPEEAFAPDRTVRAVLGQNVASQPGREDYVRVRLERQDGRLRAVPIPAKSAAVFSLVQADGLVRVPASAEGLESGTEVEVRLL; encoded by the coding sequence ATGCCTCGAGCACACGAAATTCCCAAGCTGAGGTCCTTCTTCCGGGTCGTCACGACCGAGGAAGCTCGGGGGCATCTCGGCCGCTTCCCCCCCTTGCCCGGCGAAAAGGTCCGCGTGCAACGGGCGTTCCGGAGGGTTCTGGCGGAGGACCTCTTCGCACCCGAAGACCTCCCCCATTTCGCGCGTGCCAACATGGACGGCTACGCCGTACACGCCGCCGACACGTTCGGCGCGTCGCCCAGCCAGCCGGCTTATCTCCGGCTGGTCGGCAGCGTCCCGATGGGACGCGCCGTTCGACGAGAACTCGAGCGAGGCGAGGCCGTGAGAATCTCGACGGGCGGGATGCTGCCACCCGGTGCGGACGCGGTCGTGATGCTCGAGTACGTCGACGAACTCCCGGACTCCACGGTGGAGGTCCAGCGGAGCGTCTCCCCGTGGGAGAACGTCGTGCGAGTCGGCGAAGACATCGCACGGGGAAAACTGGTCTTCCGCCGGGGGCGCCGCCTGAGAGCGCGCGACCTCGGGGCACTGACCGGCCTCGGAATCCTGGAGGTGCCGGTGCACCGCCGGCCCCGCGTGGCGCTCGTGTCCACGGGAGACGAGATCGTCTCGCCGTCGAGGAAGCCGAAGCCGGGTCAGGTGCGGAACGTGAACGAATTCTCGCTCCGAGCGATGGCGGAGGAAGCAGGGGGGATCGTTCGGAGCTTCGGCGTCGTTCCGGACGACGCGGACAAGCTCCGCCACACGCTCGCCCGGGCCCTGGAATTCGCCGACGCCGTGCTCCTGTCCGGCGGGAGTTCCGTCGGTACCAAAGACATCGCGCTCGACGTGATCACGAGCTTCCCGGATTCCGAGGTGCTCTTCCACGGAATTTCCATCGCCCCCGGGAAACCCACGATCCTCTGCCGCGCGCTCGGCAAGCCCGTGCTCGGACTTCCGGGCCACCCGGTTTCGGCTCTGGTCATCTTCGAGCTCTTCGGCGCACCCTTGCTCCGGCTCCTGCAAGGCGAGCGACCCGAGGAAGCGTTCGCCCCGGATCGTACCGTCCGCGCCGTGCTCGGGCAGAACGTCGCTTCGCAACCGGGGCGGGAGGACTACGTACGCGTGCGCCTCGAACGGCAGGACGGCCGTCTCCGAGCCGTACCGATCCCCGCGAAATCGGCCGCGGTGTTCAGCCTCGTCCAGGCCGACGGGCTCGTGCGGGTGCCGGCCTCCGCGGAAGGCCTGGAAAGCGGCACCGAGGTGGAGGTCCGACTGCTCTGA